Proteins found in one Venturia canescens isolate UGA chromosome 6, ASM1945775v1, whole genome shotgun sequence genomic segment:
- the LOC122412363 gene encoding histidine-rich glycoprotein-like, with amino-acid sequence MPMGRGNIVVVVEPGQPGLRSHHGWPSHHHGPPAHHHGPSAHHHSGPHHGHHHHPHGEHHHGHHHPHGEHHYGHHHHHHRGGHHHGHHPNTNPSGHHHWLLPHHQRNCR; translated from the coding sequence ATGCCGATGGGACGGGGAAATATCGTCGTTGTGGTGGAACCAGGTCAGCCTGGACTGCGCAGCCACCATGGCTGGCCATCCCATCATCATGGCCCACCGGCCCATCATCATGGCCCATCGGCCCACCATCATAGTGGACCTCATCAcggtcatcatcatcatcctcATGGAGAACATCATCACGGTCATCATCATCCTCATGGAGAACATCATTAcggtcatcatcatcatcatcatcgtggAGGACATCATCACGGTCATCATCCCAATACAAATCCTTCGGGTCACCATCATTGGCTATTGCCCCATCACCAGAGAAACTGTCGTTGA